A region of Selenomonadales bacterium 4137-cl DNA encodes the following proteins:
- a CDS encoding GNAT family N-acetyltransferase — MEIRALTEDDIPALAGLYKQFWGEESDPAAMRAQFRRLAAAGSHLFLGAVLDGRLVGSVMGVVCGELYGPCRPFLVVENMIVDAPRRGCGIGKALLAALEKRAAERGCGQAILVTEADRPDACAFYAAAGYPAGAHRGFKKKLG, encoded by the coding sequence ATGGAAATCCGGGCGCTGACCGAGGACGACATCCCGGCGTTGGCCGGTCTTTATAAGCAGTTCTGGGGCGAGGAATCCGACCCCGCCGCCATGCGCGCCCAGTTCCGGCGGCTGGCCGCCGCCGGCTCGCACCTCTTCCTCGGCGCCGTCCTTGACGGCCGCCTCGTCGGCTCGGTCATGGGCGTCGTGTGCGGGGAGCTTTACGGACCCTGCCGGCCCTTCCTGGTCGTCGAAAACATGATCGTCGACGCCCCCCGCCGCGGCTGCGGCATCGGCAAAGCGCTCCTCGCCGCCCTCGAGAAACGCGCCGCCGAACGCGGCTGCGGCCAGGCCATCCTCGTCACCGAAGCCGACAGGCCGGACGCCTGCGCCTTCTACGCCGCCGCCGGCTACCCGGCCGGCGCCCACCGGGGCTTCAAGAAAAAGCTCGGTTAA
- a CDS encoding thiazole synthase, producing MNDRLIIGGHAFRSRLILGSGKFSLEMAKAVIEHGEVQMVTLALRRADVHGPENILDYIPPGITLLPNTSGARNAAEAVRIARLAREIGCGDFVKLEVINDSKYLLPDNYETVKATEILAREGFIVMPYMYPDLNVARALADAGAAAVMPLGAPIGTNKGLCTKEFIRILIEEIPLPIVVDAGIGRPSQACEAMEMGVDAVMCNTAIATAGDIALMARAFKHAVEAGRAAYLAGLGRVLDGRAEASSPLTGFLEE from the coding sequence ATGAACGACCGGCTTATCATCGGCGGCCATGCGTTCCGGTCGCGGCTGATCCTCGGCTCGGGCAAGTTTTCGCTTGAAATGGCCAAGGCGGTCATCGAGCACGGCGAAGTGCAGATGGTCACCCTTGCCCTGCGCCGCGCTGATGTTCACGGCCCGGAAAACATTCTCGATTACATACCGCCAGGCATAACCCTCCTGCCGAACACCTCCGGCGCCAGAAACGCGGCCGAGGCTGTCCGCATTGCCCGCCTGGCGAGGGAAATCGGCTGCGGGGATTTCGTCAAGCTCGAGGTCATCAACGATTCCAAATACCTGCTGCCCGACAACTACGAAACGGTCAAGGCTACCGAGATCCTCGCCCGCGAAGGCTTCATCGTCATGCCCTACATGTACCCCGACCTCAACGTCGCCCGCGCCCTGGCCGACGCCGGGGCGGCCGCGGTCATGCCCCTGGGCGCGCCGATCGGCACCAACAAGGGCCTGTGCACCAAAGAGTTCATCCGCATCCTCATCGAGGAAATCCCGCTGCCGATCGTCGTCGACGCCGGTATCGGCCGGCCGTCGCAGGCCTGCGAAGCGATGGAGATGGGGGTGGACGCCGTGATGTGCAACACCGCCATCGCCACCGCCGGCGACATCGCCCTGATGGCGCGCGCCTTCAAGCACGCGGTCGAGGCCGGCCGGGCCGCTTACCTCGCCGGCCTGGGGCGGGTGCTCGACGGCCGGGCGGAGGCGTCCAGCCCCCTGACCGGCTTTCTGGAGGAGTGA
- a CDS encoding GNAT family N-acetyltransferase: MDSGISIRAMTIDDYPQVYALWAATAGLTLGGADSRASIGKVLARNEGFSFVAERNGREIVGALLCGHDGRRGCLYHLAVAADCRRAGLGRALVAASLASLKDAGIERCHLFVNLDNPAGASFWRQAGFTVQGDVEFYAR, from the coding sequence ATGGACAGCGGCATCAGCATCCGCGCAATGACCATCGACGACTATCCGCAGGTTTACGCCCTGTGGGCGGCAACCGCGGGCCTCACCCTGGGCGGCGCCGACTCGCGCGCCAGCATCGGCAAAGTACTGGCCCGCAACGAAGGCTTCAGCTTCGTCGCCGAACGGAACGGGCGGGAGATCGTCGGCGCCCTCCTGTGCGGCCACGACGGCCGTCGGGGCTGCCTGTACCACCTCGCCGTCGCCGCCGACTGCCGGCGGGCCGGCCTCGGCCGCGCCCTCGTCGCCGCCAGCCTCGCCAGCCTCAAAGACGCCGGCATCGAACGCTGCCACCTGTTCGTCAACCTCGATAACCCGGCAGGGGCGTCGTTCTGGCGGCAGGCGGGTTTCACCGTGCAGGGCGACGTGGAATTCTACGCCAGATAA
- a CDS encoding DUF6056 family protein — MGKDVVFSGKDDVLLAERENSRLTRGHMVSLAMLAGLFVYMYALNYFMPLHRDDYEYALVWNTLERLSSWPDVFRSLYIHYFQHGGRMMDFFVLDSFLLVGKEWFNPFNALLYVALMVLIYWHSQREVTLRFNPYILGLIIVFCWLGLPDWAVVNVWMTGACVYLLTAVLIFSFLLPYHFEYLGRPLIGDTRLAAAGMFLGGVAASWTIENTAATMILAVAALTWHAWRRGSLRRWMVPGLAGSLLGYALLVAAPGNFVRYGKGPKLAVHFLHLLGASFEILLGVLPVVVFLVLAWRILATAVARRRGMAIPEGGNGQGLDVASLVRVAFAALMLVSLLNGQFVASWAANALYTQVAVPLGVATDHLRNQLFRTMSGLEPVALYLVLITQIFKVAFTKLALRKRDVGAVLAQVRRREVVAAFPAGWFAAVCVALAIINNLVMLAAPSFPGRAGYGSAVFLIIGAMSLLTVPEVYEAVFGGTRKRFVVAVMALMFFPMAEATLSQHYVLHKENSARMAYVERMVAQGATHLELEPLPVRNMVLRHVYFVELNNHVSKGGFIRYYGLKDVKVR; from the coding sequence ATGGGGAAAGATGTTGTTTTCAGCGGAAAGGATGACGTTTTGTTGGCAGAGAGGGAGAATAGCCGGCTGACCAGGGGGCATATGGTTTCCCTGGCGATGCTGGCGGGATTGTTCGTTTATATGTACGCGCTCAATTACTTTATGCCGCTGCACCGCGACGATTACGAGTACGCGCTGGTGTGGAACACGCTGGAACGGCTTTCGTCCTGGCCGGATGTTTTCCGGTCGTTGTATATCCACTATTTCCAGCACGGGGGCCGGATGATGGACTTTTTCGTGCTGGACAGCTTCCTGCTGGTCGGCAAAGAGTGGTTCAACCCCTTCAACGCTTTGCTGTACGTGGCGCTGATGGTGCTCATTTACTGGCATTCGCAGCGGGAGGTGACGCTGCGCTTCAACCCCTATATCCTCGGACTGATCATCGTTTTTTGCTGGCTCGGCCTGCCCGACTGGGCGGTGGTTAACGTCTGGATGACGGGGGCGTGCGTGTACCTGCTGACGGCGGTGCTGATTTTCTCCTTCCTGCTGCCGTACCATTTCGAGTATCTGGGCCGGCCGCTCATCGGCGACACCCGGCTGGCCGCCGCGGGGATGTTTTTAGGCGGCGTTGCGGCAAGCTGGACGATCGAGAATACGGCGGCGACGATGATCCTGGCGGTCGCAGCCCTGACTTGGCACGCCTGGCGGCGCGGGTCTCTGCGGAGGTGGATGGTTCCCGGTCTGGCGGGCTCGCTGCTGGGGTACGCGCTGCTGGTGGCGGCGCCCGGCAATTTCGTGCGCTACGGCAAGGGGCCGAAGCTGGCGGTCCATTTCCTTCACCTGCTGGGGGCCAGCTTCGAGATTTTGCTTGGCGTACTCCCGGTGGTGGTTTTCCTGGTGCTGGCGTGGCGCATCCTGGCGACCGCCGTTGCCCGGCGGCGGGGAATGGCGATTCCGGAAGGCGGCAACGGGCAGGGGCTCGATGTGGCCAGCCTCGTGCGGGTGGCGTTCGCGGCGCTGATGCTGGTGTCGCTGCTGAACGGGCAGTTCGTGGCGAGCTGGGCGGCGAATGCGCTCTATACGCAGGTGGCCGTGCCGCTGGGGGTGGCGACCGACCACCTGAGGAACCAGCTTTTCCGGACGATGTCCGGCCTGGAGCCGGTGGCGCTGTATCTGGTGCTGATAACGCAGATTTTCAAGGTGGCGTTCACCAAGCTGGCGCTCAGGAAGCGGGATGTGGGCGCGGTGCTGGCCCAGGTGCGGCGGCGGGAGGTCGTGGCGGCTTTTCCGGCGGGCTGGTTCGCGGCCGTCTGCGTGGCGCTGGCGATAATCAACAATCTGGTGATGCTCGCCGCCCCCTCCTTCCCCGGGCGGGCGGGCTACGGGTCGGCGGTCTTCCTGATTATCGGGGCGATGAGCCTGTTGACCGTGCCGGAGGTTTATGAGGCGGTGTTCGGCGGGACAAGGAAACGGTTCGTGGTGGCGGTGATGGCGCTGATGTTTTTCCCGATGGCGGAGGCGACACTGAGCCAGCACTATGTCCTCCACAAGGAGAACAGCGCGCGGATGGCGTATGTGGAGAGGATGGTGGCCCAGGGGGCTACGCACCTGGAACTTGAGCCGCTGCCGGTGCGGAATATGGTGCTGCGGCACGTGTATTTCGTGGAGCTGAACAACCATGTGTCCAAGGGAGGGTTCATCCGCTACTACGGGCTTAAGGATGTGAAGGTGAGGTAG
- a CDS encoding thiamine phosphate synthase translates to MLICVTDRRLCPAEDFLPRIERLAAAKPYAVMLREKDLDPPAYARLARQVKDICDRHGVLLIGHQNPTVAEQMAITHLQLPLPALRAYRRRGPLLIGASVHSAAEAEEAQSLGAAYLVAGHIFATDSKKGVPPKGLPFLRQICQAVNLPVYAIGGISASNAPAVLECGAAGFCVLSAAMTCPDPAAFVRAFDRLR, encoded by the coding sequence GTGCTGATCTGCGTCACCGACCGCCGGCTGTGCCCCGCGGAGGACTTCCTGCCCCGCATTGAGCGGCTGGCCGCAGCCAAGCCCTACGCCGTCATGCTCAGAGAAAAGGACCTCGACCCGCCGGCTTACGCGCGGCTGGCCCGCCAGGTCAAAGACATCTGCGACCGCCACGGAGTGCTCCTCATCGGCCATCAAAACCCCACCGTCGCCGAACAAATGGCGATAACCCATCTCCAACTGCCCCTGCCCGCCCTACGCGCCTATCGCAGGCGCGGCCCCCTGCTCATCGGCGCATCCGTCCACTCGGCCGCCGAAGCCGAAGAGGCGCAAAGCCTCGGGGCCGCCTACCTGGTTGCCGGCCACATATTCGCCACCGACTCCAAAAAAGGGGTCCCCCCGAAAGGGTTGCCCTTTCTCCGGCAAATCTGCCAGGCCGTCAACCTGCCCGTATACGCCATCGGCGGGATCAGCGCCAGCAACGCGCCAGCGGTGCTGGAATGCGGCGCCGCGGGCTTTTGCGTCCTGTCGGCGGCCATGACCTGCCCGGACCCGGCCGCGTTCGTGCGAGCCTTCGACCGCCTGAGATGA
- a CDS encoding amino acid ABC transporter ATP-binding protein — protein sequence MIELKGVSKNFGPLEVLRDVSLTVAAGEVVVVIGPSGSGKSTLLRTINGLETIRAGEITVDGISVHSSPHNLHKARQLTGMVFQQFNLFNHKNVIDNITMGPIHVQGMARTDAEAAARQLLQRVGLPEKASAFPSRLSGGQQQRVAIARALAMRPKVMLFDEPTSALDPEMIAEVLDVMKGLAGDGMTMIVVTHEMGFAREVADRVIFMDEGLIVEEAVPADFFTAPKNERTKLFLSKVLNH from the coding sequence GTGATTGAGCTAAAAGGAGTATCGAAAAACTTCGGCCCGCTCGAAGTGCTAAGGGATGTCTCGCTGACCGTCGCCGCCGGCGAAGTCGTCGTCGTCATCGGCCCGAGCGGTTCGGGCAAAAGCACCCTCCTCCGGACGATCAACGGCCTGGAGACGATCAGGGCGGGGGAGATAACGGTCGACGGCATCTCCGTCCATTCCAGCCCCCACAATCTTCACAAGGCCCGCCAGCTCACCGGCATGGTCTTTCAGCAGTTCAACCTCTTCAACCACAAAAACGTCATCGACAACATCACCATGGGGCCCATCCACGTTCAGGGCATGGCGCGGACCGACGCCGAGGCGGCCGCGCGCCAGCTGCTCCAGCGAGTCGGCCTGCCTGAGAAGGCCAGCGCCTTCCCGTCGCGGCTCTCCGGCGGGCAGCAGCAACGGGTGGCCATCGCCCGCGCCCTGGCGATGCGTCCGAAGGTCATGCTCTTCGACGAGCCGACCTCCGCCCTCGACCCGGAAATGATCGCCGAGGTGCTCGACGTCATGAAAGGGCTGGCCGGCGACGGCATGACGATGATCGTCGTCACCCACGAAATGGGCTTCGCCCGCGAGGTCGCCGACCGCGTCATCTTCATGGACGAAGGGCTCATCGTCGAGGAAGCCGTGCCGGCCGATTTCTTCACCGCGCCGAAGAACGAGCGGACCAAGCTATTTCTCAGCAAAGTCCTCAACCACTAA
- a CDS encoding transporter substrate-binding domain-containing protein — MKHYLKKIAAVVAVGMLTLAVAGCGGGEKKDATADAIKKKGKLIVGTATGYYPFEMADKNGQLVGFDIDVAKALGKELGVEIEFQNYAFSGLIPALQAKKVDLVIAGMTITDKRKEVVDFSETYFKSGQAMLVSKKYPGVKKWEDLDKKGNVIAVSMGTTADQTASKMFKNAEVKKFDGSALAGLEVLNGKAVAVIHEVPWVAIYNRMNSEATYAVLEPFTTEELGIAVPKGNAALLAEVNKFVKKYKASEEYKKAYAYWFVDMKWWDSVPQKKK; from the coding sequence ATGAAGCACTATTTGAAGAAGATTGCGGCAGTCGTGGCCGTAGGCATGCTTACGCTCGCGGTGGCCGGCTGCGGCGGCGGCGAAAAGAAAGACGCGACGGCCGACGCCATCAAGAAAAAAGGCAAACTGATCGTCGGCACGGCGACCGGCTACTATCCGTTCGAAATGGCTGACAAGAACGGCCAACTGGTCGGCTTCGACATTGACGTCGCCAAAGCGCTCGGCAAAGAGCTGGGCGTCGAGATAGAGTTCCAGAATTACGCGTTCAGCGGCCTCATCCCGGCCCTTCAGGCCAAAAAAGTCGATCTGGTCATCGCCGGCATGACGATCACCGACAAGCGCAAAGAAGTCGTCGATTTCTCCGAGACCTATTTCAAGTCCGGGCAGGCCATGCTCGTCAGCAAGAAATACCCGGGAGTCAAGAAATGGGAAGACCTCGACAAAAAAGGCAACGTTATCGCCGTATCGATGGGCACCACCGCCGATCAGACGGCGTCCAAAATGTTCAAGAACGCTGAAGTCAAGAAATTCGACGGCTCCGCCCTGGCCGGCCTGGAAGTCTTGAACGGCAAAGCGGTCGCCGTCATCCACGAAGTGCCGTGGGTGGCCATCTACAACCGGATGAACAGCGAAGCCACCTATGCCGTGCTGGAGCCGTTCACCACCGAGGAACTCGGCATCGCCGTCCCCAAAGGCAACGCCGCCCTGCTCGCCGAGGTCAACAAATTCGTCAAAAAATACAAAGCGAGCGAAGAATACAAAAAAGCCTACGCCTACTGGTTCGTCGACATGAAGTGGTGGGATTCGGTTCCGCAGAAGAAAAAATAA
- a CDS encoding YidC/Oxa1 family membrane protein insertase → MHTALTFFYHLTIRLGFPNYGVAIILLTVAIKVLLFPLTVKQVKSMRVMKELGPQMKGLQEKHKDDKLKLQKEIADLYKKAGVNPLAGCLPLLIQMPFLTGIFFTIRDTSYVGQPSFLWISNLAGSDPFYILPVLAAITTFVSSQQTMADSTAQNRMMLLAMPLFIGFMTLRFPAGLGLYWVVSNLVQIVQQWFLYRKPAVS, encoded by the coding sequence ATGCATACGGCGTTGACTTTTTTTTATCATCTTACGATCAGGCTGGGATTTCCGAACTACGGTGTGGCGATTATTTTGCTGACGGTTGCCATCAAGGTGCTGCTTTTCCCCTTGACGGTCAAGCAGGTGAAGTCGATGCGGGTGATGAAGGAATTGGGGCCGCAGATGAAGGGCCTACAGGAAAAGCATAAGGACGATAAGCTGAAGCTGCAGAAGGAAATCGCCGACCTTTACAAAAAGGCCGGGGTCAATCCTCTGGCCGGCTGCCTGCCGCTGCTGATCCAAATGCCCTTTTTGACCGGTATTTTTTTCACGATCCGCGATACCAGCTATGTCGGTCAGCCGAGTTTTCTGTGGATAAGCAATCTGGCCGGCAGCGATCCGTTCTATATCCTTCCGGTGCTGGCGGCTATCACCACTTTCGTTTCGTCGCAGCAGACGATGGCCGATTCGACCGCTCAAAACAGAATGATGCTGCTGGCCATGCCCCTCTTTATCGGCTTTATGACGTTGCGCTTTCCGGCGGGACTGGGTTTGTACTGGGTGGTAAGCAACCTTGTCCAGATAGTTCAGCAGTGGTTTTTGTACCGCAAGCCGGCTGTTTCCTAG
- the thiH gene encoding 2-iminoacetate synthase ThiH has product MTIRANHMAYAEGMEAIESDVLDKVAAGLAAYDYRRYTGADVERALRQEQLSVADYGALLSPAADANLEEMAARATWETRRHFGNSVQLFTPLYIANYCENHCVYCGFNCSNRIVRGRLSGEEIEDELKAIAATGLREILLLTGESRRQSGVEYIGEAVRLAARYFPAVGIEIYPLDTGEYAYLHQCGADFVSVYQETYNTDRYEQVHLRGPKRVFPYRFHAQERALRGGMRGVALGALLGLDDFRNDAFAVGLHAHLLQQKYPHAELSFSVPRLRPYINNTATGAGGVRERQLLQVMLAYRLFMPFAGITISTRERAGLRDNVIGMAATKISAGVRVGVGGHNAAEKGDEQFAIADPRSVAEVHRTILARGLQPVYTDYVRAYTPC; this is encoded by the coding sequence ATGACAATCCGGGCAAACCATATGGCCTATGCCGAAGGCATGGAGGCCATCGAGTCGGACGTCCTGGACAAAGTGGCCGCCGGGCTGGCCGCCTACGACTACCGGCGGTATACAGGCGCCGACGTCGAGCGGGCCCTGCGGCAAGAACAACTGTCCGTCGCTGATTACGGCGCCCTCCTGTCGCCCGCGGCGGACGCCAACCTGGAAGAAATGGCCGCCAGGGCGACCTGGGAGACGCGCCGGCACTTCGGCAACTCCGTCCAGCTTTTCACGCCGCTCTACATCGCCAACTACTGCGAAAACCACTGCGTTTACTGCGGCTTCAACTGCAGCAACCGCATCGTCCGCGGCCGGCTGTCCGGGGAGGAAATCGAAGACGAGCTCAAGGCGATCGCGGCCACGGGGCTGCGGGAGATACTCCTCCTCACCGGCGAATCGCGCCGGCAGTCCGGCGTCGAATACATCGGCGAGGCGGTCAGGCTGGCGGCCCGCTATTTCCCGGCCGTCGGCATCGAAATCTACCCCCTCGACACCGGCGAATACGCCTACCTCCACCAATGCGGGGCCGACTTCGTCAGCGTATATCAGGAGACCTACAACACCGACAGGTATGAACAGGTCCATCTGCGCGGGCCGAAACGCGTCTTCCCGTATCGCTTCCACGCCCAGGAGCGCGCCCTGCGGGGCGGCATGCGGGGGGTGGCCCTCGGCGCCCTGCTCGGCCTGGACGACTTCCGCAACGACGCTTTCGCCGTCGGGCTGCATGCCCACCTCCTGCAGCAGAAATACCCCCATGCCGAGCTTTCCTTCTCCGTTCCCCGCCTGCGGCCATACATCAACAACACCGCCACCGGCGCGGGCGGCGTCCGCGAGCGCCAGCTGCTGCAGGTCATGCTTGCCTACCGCCTCTTCATGCCGTTCGCCGGCATCACCATCTCCACCCGGGAGCGGGCCGGGTTACGCGACAACGTCATCGGCATGGCGGCCACCAAAATATCCGCCGGGGTGCGCGTCGGAGTCGGCGGACACAACGCGGCGGAAAAGGGCGACGAACAATTCGCCATCGCCGACCCGCGCAGCGTCGCGGAGGTCCACCGGACGATCCTCGCCCGCGGCCTTCAGCCGGTCTACACCGACTACGTTAGAGCGTACACGCCGTGCTGA
- the thiF gene encoding sulfur carrier protein ThiS adenylyltransferase ThiF — MRLEVNGITRTLPCRTAFEARALLGGETAIVILNGFQLDRDRPLADNDVLTVIPKGAMPDREQLESMMLARHTPDIHKKLQKGRVAIAGLGGLGSNIAVMLARTGVGHLLLVDFDIVEPSNLNRQSYYIRHLGMPKTLALQSQLAEINPFISVETRTVRVEADNVAELFAGCEILCEAFDRPEAKAMLVSAALEKLPGVKIVAASGMAGLASANAIRTTRPLERLYLCGDLETEAAVGTGLMAPRVQICAGHQANTVLRLLAGIEEP, encoded by the coding sequence ATGCGACTCGAAGTAAACGGCATAACGCGGACGCTGCCCTGTCGCACCGCCTTCGAAGCGAGGGCGCTGCTCGGCGGCGAAACCGCCATCGTCATCCTGAACGGCTTTCAGCTCGACCGGGACCGCCCCCTGGCGGACAACGACGTCCTGACGGTCATCCCCAAGGGCGCCATGCCGGACCGGGAGCAGCTTGAAAGCATGATGCTGGCGCGGCATACCCCGGACATCCACAAAAAGCTCCAAAAGGGGCGGGTAGCCATCGCCGGGCTGGGCGGGCTGGGCTCCAACATCGCCGTAATGCTCGCCAGAACAGGCGTCGGTCATCTGCTGCTCGTCGATTTCGACATCGTCGAGCCCAGCAACCTCAACCGGCAAAGCTACTACATCCGCCACCTCGGCATGCCGAAGACCCTGGCCCTGCAAAGCCAACTGGCGGAGATCAACCCTTTCATCAGCGTCGAAACCCGCACGGTCCGGGTCGAGGCCGACAATGTCGCCGAACTGTTCGCCGGCTGCGAAATCCTCTGCGAGGCGTTCGACAGGCCCGAAGCCAAAGCCATGCTCGTCAGCGCCGCCCTGGAAAAGCTGCCGGGCGTCAAAATCGTCGCCGCCTCCGGGATGGCGGGCCTCGCCAGCGCCAACGCCATCCGCACCACCCGGCCGCTGGAGCGGCTCTACCTCTGCGGCGACCTCGAAACGGAAGCCGCCGTCGGCACCGGGCTGATGGCGCCCCGGGTGCAGATCTGCGCGGGCCACCAGGCCAACACCGTCCTGCGGCTTTTAGCGGGAATAGAAGAACCGTAA
- a CDS encoding amino acid ABC transporter permease, giving the protein MYQLHFGVLAEYMPSILDGLLVTIKISALSIVFGTAMGIIGALCRISSSWALRTVGNIYVEWIRNTPLLIQILFIYFGLGVFFSLSPVTASVFALAFFSGAYITEIIRAGIQSIHRGQREAALSIGMTEWQAMRLIILPQAIKRILPPLAGQFITLVKDSSLVSVIAVADLTYVAKNIVTTTFRAFEVWLAIAAFYFILSFGLSLAVRKLEKRLAESD; this is encoded by the coding sequence GTGTATCAGTTGCATTTCGGCGTACTGGCCGAATACATGCCGTCCATTTTGGACGGCTTACTTGTAACCATCAAAATATCCGCGCTGTCGATCGTCTTCGGCACCGCGATGGGGATAATCGGCGCGCTGTGCCGCATCTCCAGCTCCTGGGCCCTGAGGACGGTGGGGAACATTTACGTCGAATGGATAAGGAACACGCCGCTCCTCATCCAGATCCTCTTCATCTACTTCGGGCTGGGCGTGTTCTTCAGCCTGTCGCCGGTCACGGCCTCGGTCTTCGCCCTGGCCTTCTTTTCGGGGGCCTACATCACCGAAATAATTCGCGCCGGCATCCAATCCATCCACCGCGGCCAGCGCGAGGCCGCCCTGTCGATCGGCATGACCGAGTGGCAGGCCATGCGGCTCATCATCCTGCCGCAGGCGATCAAGCGGATACTGCCGCCGCTGGCCGGCCAGTTCATCACCCTCGTCAAAGACTCCTCCCTCGTATCCGTCATCGCCGTGGCCGACCTCACCTATGTGGCCAAAAACATCGTGACCACCACCTTCCGGGCGTTCGAAGTGTGGCTGGCGATCGCCGCCTTCTACTTCATCCTCTCCTTCGGCCTGTCGCTCGCGGTGAGAAAACTGGAAAAGAGGCTGGCGGAAAGTGATTGA
- a CDS encoding DUF5714 domain-containing protein, with the protein MVCGGKLVYRTHAAEIACNYCGRTFAASVYCPAGHYVCEDCHGAGFNDFLEETALAAAGADPMAIAEALLRGPFLPSLGAEHHAIVAAALMAAARNHGPIPLPGGAARTITDADIREGIRRMQQIPACTCANHGACGAGMGVGAFVSILLDASCAKDVERTLAMRAANAALAAIADCGGSGCCKQSVRTAVLAGAEFLKELCRVRLPLSHVRCFHIKDTTHGCKGVSCRFSL; encoded by the coding sequence ATGGTCTGCGGCGGCAAACTGGTCTACAGGACCCACGCCGCGGAGATAGCCTGCAACTACTGCGGCCGGACCTTCGCCGCCTCCGTGTACTGTCCCGCAGGCCATTACGTCTGCGAAGACTGCCACGGAGCAGGCTTCAACGACTTCCTCGAAGAGACGGCTCTTGCCGCCGCCGGCGCCGACCCGATGGCCATCGCCGAGGCGCTCCTCCGCGGTCCCTTCCTCCCGTCGCTCGGGGCCGAGCACCACGCCATCGTCGCCGCCGCGCTGATGGCCGCCGCCCGCAACCACGGCCCCATCCCCCTGCCCGGCGGTGCCGCGCGCACCATCACGGACGCCGACATCCGCGAAGGCATCAGGCGCATGCAGCAAATACCAGCCTGCACCTGCGCCAACCATGGAGCCTGCGGCGCCGGCATGGGAGTCGGCGCGTTCGTCAGCATCCTCCTCGACGCTTCCTGCGCCAAAGACGTTGAGCGCACCCTCGCCATGCGGGCCGCCAACGCCGCCCTCGCCGCCATCGCGGACTGCGGGGGGTCGGGCTGCTGCAAGCAAAGTGTCCGCACCGCCGTGCTCGCCGGGGCGGAGTTCCTCAAGGAACTGTGCCGGGTGCGGCTGCCGCTCAGCCATGTGCGCTGCTTTCACATCAAGGACACCACCCACGGTTGCAAGGGCGTATCCTGCCGCTTCAGCCTCTGA